Proteins from a single region of Streptomyces sp. TN58:
- a CDS encoding GNAT family N-acetyltransferase: MKIIDLEHGDARLITDLLPVLLELRPHLTEELFLSILEEGQGQGLRFTAAYGADGLCVGAAGWRIVATTSVVRKLYVDDLVTSAASRSTGVGSALLAHLEQHAQAAGCAVLALDSGTQRTDAHRFYFRERMAVTAFSFDKPLR; the protein is encoded by the coding sequence ATGAAGATCATCGACCTGGAGCACGGCGACGCCCGGCTCATCACGGACCTGCTTCCCGTCCTGCTCGAACTGCGTCCCCACCTCACCGAGGAGCTGTTCCTCTCGATCCTCGAAGAGGGCCAGGGCCAGGGGCTGCGCTTCACCGCGGCCTACGGCGCGGACGGGCTGTGCGTGGGGGCGGCGGGCTGGCGGATCGTCGCCACCACCTCGGTGGTCCGCAAGCTCTACGTCGACGATCTCGTCACGTCCGCCGCCTCCCGTTCCACCGGTGTGGGCAGCGCGCTGCTCGCCCACCTGGAGCAGCACGCCCAGGCCGCCGGATGCGCCGTCCTCGCCCTGGACTCCGGCACCCAGCGGACGGATGCGCACCGCTTCTACTTCCGTGAGCGGATGGCCGTGACCGCGTTCAGCTTCGACAAGCCGCTCCGCTGA
- a CDS encoding lysophospholipid acyltransferase family protein, whose amino-acid sequence MLSRIASALVPAFGRLTVTADPGARPATGSILVANHTSLADPAVVVAALRRHGIEPVILATAGLWRVPLLGPALRREGHIAVHRGTARAADSLDAAAMALASGRSVLLYGEGGLPPRRDAGESAPGPFRSGLARLAAATGAPVVPVGQAGSRRLCSGSRTKQLAGVFTAPLRRPCLHVHIGSPLQLPTRVAEATDRAHEAVTAAWRTAASAVGETCAAA is encoded by the coding sequence ATGCTCAGCCGAATCGCCTCCGCCCTGGTCCCCGCCTTCGGGCGGCTGACCGTCACCGCCGACCCCGGCGCCCGGCCCGCCACCGGTTCCATCCTCGTGGCCAACCACACCTCACTCGCCGACCCCGCCGTCGTGGTCGCGGCCCTGCGCCGGCACGGGATCGAGCCGGTCATCCTGGCCACCGCCGGACTGTGGCGCGTACCGCTGCTCGGTCCGGCACTGCGCCGCGAGGGGCACATCGCCGTCCACCGCGGCACCGCCCGGGCCGCGGACTCCCTGGACGCCGCCGCGATGGCCCTCGCCTCGGGCCGCAGCGTGCTGCTCTACGGCGAGGGCGGCCTGCCCCCGCGCCGTGACGCGGGGGAGTCCGCCCCGGGTCCCTTCCGCAGCGGTCTGGCCCGCCTCGCCGCCGCGACCGGGGCGCCCGTCGTGCCCGTAGGCCAGGCCGGCTCCCGCCGCCTGTGCTCCGGCAGCCGCACGAAGCAGCTCGCGGGAGTCTTCACGGCACCGCTGCGCAGGCCCTGCCTCCACGTGCACATCGGGTCGCCGCTGCAGCTCCCCACCCGGGTGGCGGAGGCGACGGACCGGGCCCACGAGGCCGTCACCGCGGCCTGGCGTACCGCCGCGTCCGCCGTCGGGGAGACCTGCGCGGCGGCGTGA
- a CDS encoding rodlin, which produces MLKKIMATAAATASIVGAGAAMAAPAMAIGNDNGINTVNGNGAQQIYGNQKTEGDLSPQLGLVQGTLNKPCIGLPAKVNAQSILALINVGVQDINVLSNPQNQQCTENSTQAKGDEPLSHILDNIPVLSGNLSAGS; this is translated from the coding sequence ATGCTCAAGAAGATTATGGCCACCGCCGCCGCCACCGCCTCCATCGTCGGCGCGGGCGCCGCAATGGCCGCCCCGGCCATGGCCATCGGCAACGACAACGGGATCAACACCGTCAACGGCAACGGTGCCCAGCAGATCTACGGCAACCAGAAGACCGAGGGCGACCTGAGCCCGCAGCTCGGCCTGGTCCAGGGCACCCTGAACAAGCCCTGCATCGGCCTGCCGGCGAAGGTCAACGCCCAGTCGATCCTGGCTCTGATCAACGTCGGCGTCCAGGACATCAACGTCCTGTCCAACCCGCAGAACCAGCAGTGCACCGAGAACTCCACCCAGGCCAAGGGCGACGAGCCGCTCTCCCACATCCTGGACAACATCCCGGTCCTGTCCGGCAACCTCTCCGCCGGCAGCTGA
- a CDS encoding RHS repeat-associated core domain-containing protein: protein MQLPLTTGQPPVVLDTDEYGKPRTGQASARYGRLGGHQRSSGTPSGLTRIGARLYNPSTGRFLSADPVYGGSANAYEYANADPVNQQDLDGRISKSWRKKIIEANACRTLGWRGCALASAISGMLLATFCKGRVNNAIRHFMWQTSLTVFFGARAAKRLGDAHEWGESGYDTKIDQHNSSVARSFAVRNWWSMLRWYYSGSFWWNLCSCALVFLAVVRADEHARRPGPTDLVPLSCNEIQRLFNRVVVQPLHDVAHRLGWPHWRRRHQKRSRTSRYRLQAPQT from the coding sequence GTGCAGCTCCCGCTGACCACCGGTCAGCCGCCCGTGGTGCTGGACACAGACGAGTACGGCAAGCCCCGCACGGGACAGGCCTCGGCCCGCTACGGCCGGCTGGGCGGTCATCAGCGCTCCAGCGGGACACCCAGCGGTCTGACCCGGATCGGCGCCCGCCTCTACAACCCGTCCACCGGCCGCTTCCTTTCCGCGGACCCGGTCTACGGCGGCAGCGCGAACGCGTACGAGTACGCCAACGCCGACCCCGTCAACCAGCAGGACCTGGACGGCCGGATCTCCAAGTCCTGGCGCAAGAAGATCATCGAGGCCAACGCCTGCAGGACGCTCGGATGGCGCGGCTGCGCCCTTGCCTCGGCGATCTCGGGGATGCTGCTCGCGACCTTTTGCAAGGGCCGAGTCAACAACGCGATCCGGCACTTCATGTGGCAGACCAGCCTGACCGTCTTCTTCGGCGCGCGTGCGGCCAAGCGGCTGGGAGACGCGCACGAGTGGGGCGAAAGCGGTTACGACACCAAGATCGACCAGCACAACAGCAGCGTCGCCCGGAGCTTCGCCGTGCGGAACTGGTGGAGCATGCTGCGGTGGTACTACTCAGGCAGCTTCTGGTGGAACCTCTGCTCCTGTGCGCTCGTATTCCTTGCCGTCGTCAGAGCCGACGAACACGCCCGCCGTCCCGGGCCGACTGACCTGGTTCCGCTGTCCTGCAACGAGATCCAGCGCCTGTTCAACAGGGTCGTCGTCCAGCCTCTCCACGACGTGGCTCACCGGCTCGGCTGGCCCCACTGGCGACGCCGCCATCAGAAGCGCTCACGCACCAGCCGTTACCGGCTGCAAGCACCCCAGACATGA
- a CDS encoding class I SAM-dependent methyltransferase gives MTTESRARSFSSAAVRYAANRPSYPPELFDTLEQLAGFPLAGARVADVGAGTGIATSLLEARGARVVGVEPGEGMAAEFRRRNPRTPLVRADGNRLPLSCGCLDLLTYAQSWHWTDPDRAVPEALRVLRPGGALAIWHNDPDVTVGWIAEQQARIEARFGPGWYINERARPQDGLRFTGRHLAWSRRVPVDTHLAKLSTHSLFLVGEPGTDDFLSDERALLLDRFPDGWVEEHYVVEVNVAVRGG, from the coding sequence ATGACGACCGAATCCCGTGCTCGTTCATTCAGTTCGGCGGCCGTTCGCTATGCCGCGAACCGCCCCTCGTATCCGCCCGAGCTCTTCGACACACTGGAGCAACTGGCCGGGTTTCCCCTGGCCGGCGCCCGCGTGGCCGATGTGGGCGCGGGTACGGGAATCGCCACCTCCCTGCTGGAGGCCCGCGGCGCCCGGGTCGTCGGGGTCGAGCCGGGCGAGGGCATGGCCGCCGAGTTCCGGCGCCGCAACCCCCGCACACCGCTGGTCCGCGCGGACGGCAACAGGCTCCCGCTGTCCTGCGGCTGCCTGGACCTGCTGACGTACGCGCAGTCCTGGCACTGGACCGATCCGGACCGCGCGGTCCCCGAGGCGCTGCGGGTGCTGCGGCCCGGCGGAGCGCTCGCGATCTGGCACAACGACCCGGACGTCACGGTCGGCTGGATCGCGGAACAACAGGCGCGCATCGAGGCCCGGTTCGGGCCCGGCTGGTACATCAACGAACGCGCCCGCCCCCAGGACGGGCTGCGGTTCACCGGCCGCCACCTGGCATGGTCGCGCCGGGTCCCGGTCGACACGCACCTGGCGAAACTGTCCACCCACTCCCTCTTCCTCGTCGGTGAGCCCGGCACGGACGACTTCCTCTCCGACGAACGCGCCCTGCTCCTGGATCGGTTCCCCGACGGCTGGGTGGAGGAGCACTACGTGGTCGAGGTGAACGTGGCTGTCCGGGGAGGGTGA
- a CDS encoding N-acetyltransferase: protein MVHVRKIVGQVHYRICTDCGQGLITGIDIDGSFLSSGLGNRALSHLRARHPGMSWRSTLSLRTTRDLLRCMHIPAASADVPCVHGLTAAG, encoded by the coding sequence TTGGTCCACGTCCGGAAGATCGTCGGCCAGGTCCACTACCGGATCTGCACAGACTGCGGGCAGGGTTTGATCACCGGCATCGACATCGACGGAAGCTTCCTCTCCAGCGGCCTCGGCAACCGTGCACTGTCCCACCTGCGAGCCCGCCATCCAGGCATGTCCTGGCGCAGCACCCTGAGCCTGCGCACCACACGTGACCTGCTGCGGTGCATGCATATCCCCGCCGCCTCGGCCGATGTCCCTTGCGTCCACGGGCTCACCGCAGCCGGCTGA
- a CDS encoding serine hydrolase → MKAVRVAGGSSEDPKSEDPRIEGTAVAGTDPDDTSTDPDTEDGAEAGAVPEDRSSPAAGAGEGEPDAEAVERAGASAEAGETAAPVPADTDAEPEDGAAAKDADATRVLKAPVHATATDPADDPGAESRTDSEDAPADAVEPEGADAEGEAPEASDATRVLKMPARAATDTPDDADAVVPAKAATAGGGKPGGRDPEGETPEASDATRVLKVPARAAATTATPEDAAEEGKGAEEGDDASADAEDPAAGVPEGDDVTRVLKMPPRPTEADGTLTLAKPKPKPEPAPEPAPEPKPEPEPKPTAVGGGDAKRPAADRAEPGAGRSAGEDTARKDGDGPRVPGWAKGGNADSERTSQFVALKDLDVPPPAPARPQPRPQPQPRPQAAPQPLPPLDLLAELTNTPAPPETPRRTALRRVKVWAPILLLLAGACIGGQMLRPLPAPRLVAAEAERTVDGQFAIPWPGKGQGAVRVVGSGDIGTFGEQKPVPTASVAKVMTAYVVLKGHPLRKDEAGPAVTVDAKAVADGNSEHESRITGLTAGSKFSQQDMLKMLMIPSGNNIARLLARWDTGTDSEAAFVEKMNSAARDLGMKDTTYTDPSGLDAGTVSTAADQLKLAEAVMKDDAFRAIVAMPEAPVKGLGTKLVNNNHLLTDLDLSVRGIKTGSSTPAGGTFVWASYKRVGDKDRLILGSLMEQRAPAPDKDALNSLALVKANSKKIIEAVRSGLASTALVRKGDTVGYVDDGLGGRTPLVAVKDLNVVGVPGQRFKLSLTAGASPLPHTAKAGTEVAVLTAGEGEGAQSVPVAVQGALAEPSFGTRLTRLG, encoded by the coding sequence ATGAAGGCGGTAAGGGTGGCGGGCGGCTCCTCGGAGGACCCGAAGTCGGAGGACCCGAGGATCGAGGGAACCGCCGTCGCGGGAACGGACCCTGATGACACGTCCACGGACCCGGACACCGAGGACGGGGCCGAAGCCGGCGCCGTGCCGGAGGACCGGTCGTCCCCCGCCGCCGGGGCGGGCGAGGGCGAGCCGGATGCCGAAGCCGTCGAGCGGGCCGGTGCGTCGGCCGAGGCCGGCGAGACGGCGGCCCCTGTCCCGGCGGACACGGACGCGGAGCCAGAGGACGGGGCGGCAGCGAAGGATGCCGACGCCACGCGCGTGCTGAAGGCACCCGTGCACGCCACTGCCACCGACCCGGCCGACGATCCCGGCGCGGAAAGCCGGACCGACTCCGAAGACGCCCCGGCCGACGCGGTTGAGCCCGAGGGCGCCGATGCGGAGGGCGAGGCTCCGGAGGCCTCGGACGCCACGCGCGTGCTCAAGATGCCCGCGCGGGCCGCCACCGACACTCCCGACGACGCCGACGCTGTCGTGCCCGCCAAGGCCGCGACGGCCGGGGGTGGCAAGCCCGGAGGCAGGGACCCGGAGGGTGAAACCCCGGAGGCGTCCGACGCCACGCGCGTGCTCAAGGTGCCCGCGCGGGCCGCCGCCACCACCGCCACTCCCGAGGACGCCGCCGAGGAAGGGAAGGGCGCCGAGGAGGGGGACGACGCGTCCGCGGATGCCGAGGATCCCGCCGCCGGGGTCCCGGAGGGGGACGACGTCACGCGCGTGCTCAAGATGCCCCCGCGCCCCACCGAAGCCGACGGAACGCTCACGCTCGCCAAGCCCAAGCCCAAGCCCGAGCCCGCGCCCGAGCCCGCGCCCGAGCCGAAGCCCGAGCCCGAGCCAAAGCCCACCGCCGTCGGCGGCGGAGACGCGAAGCGCCCCGCGGCGGACCGGGCCGAGCCCGGAGCAGGGCGCTCCGCCGGCGAGGACACCGCCCGCAAGGACGGCGACGGGCCGCGGGTACCCGGATGGGCCAAGGGCGGGAACGCGGACTCCGAGCGGACGAGCCAGTTCGTCGCGCTCAAGGACCTCGACGTCCCGCCGCCGGCCCCGGCCCGCCCGCAGCCGCGCCCCCAGCCGCAACCGCGCCCGCAGGCGGCCCCTCAGCCCCTGCCCCCGCTGGACCTCCTCGCCGAACTCACCAACACCCCGGCCCCGCCGGAGACCCCGCGCCGCACCGCGCTGCGCCGCGTCAAGGTGTGGGCGCCGATCCTGCTGCTGCTCGCCGGAGCCTGCATCGGCGGCCAGATGCTGCGGCCCCTCCCCGCCCCCCGGCTCGTCGCCGCCGAGGCCGAGCGCACCGTCGACGGGCAGTTCGCCATACCGTGGCCCGGCAAGGGCCAGGGCGCCGTCCGCGTGGTCGGTTCCGGCGACATCGGCACCTTCGGTGAGCAGAAGCCCGTCCCGACGGCCAGCGTCGCCAAGGTGATGACCGCCTACGTGGTCCTCAAGGGCCACCCGCTGCGCAAGGACGAGGCCGGCCCCGCCGTCACGGTCGACGCGAAGGCAGTGGCGGACGGCAACTCCGAGCACGAGTCCCGGATCACGGGCCTGACCGCCGGCTCGAAGTTCAGCCAGCAGGACATGCTGAAGATGCTCATGATCCCCTCGGGCAACAACATCGCCCGCCTGCTGGCGCGCTGGGACACGGGCACCGATTCCGAGGCCGCGTTCGTGGAGAAGATGAACTCCGCCGCCCGAGATCTCGGGATGAAGGACACCACCTACACCGATCCGAGCGGTCTGGACGCGGGCACCGTCAGCACCGCCGCCGACCAGCTGAAGCTCGCCGAGGCGGTGATGAAGGACGATGCGTTCCGCGCGATCGTGGCCATGCCCGAGGCACCCGTCAAGGGCCTGGGCACGAAGCTAGTCAACAACAACCACCTGCTCACGGACCTGGATCTGAGCGTCCGCGGCATCAAGACCGGCTCCAGCACGCCCGCCGGCGGAACCTTCGTGTGGGCGTCCTACAAGCGGGTCGGTGACAAGGACCGGTTGATCCTCGGCTCGTTGATGGAGCAGCGCGCGCCCGCCCCCGACAAGGACGCCCTCAACAGCCTGGCCCTGGTGAAGGCGAACAGCAAGAAGATCATCGAGGCGGTACGGTCGGGACTCGCGTCCACCGCGCTCGTCCGCAAGGGCGACACGGTCGGCTACGTGGACGACGGGCTCGGCGGCCGTACGCCGCTCGTGGCCGTCAAGGACCTGAACGTCGTCGGCGTGCCCGGGCAGCGCTTCAAGCTGTCCCTGACGGCCGGCGCGTCGCCGCTGCCGCACACCGCGAAGGCCGGCACGGAGGTCGCCGTGCTGACGGCCGGTGAGGGCGAGGGGGCCCAGAGCGTCCCGGTGGCCGTCCAGGGGGCCCTCGCGGAGCCCTCGTTCGGCACCAGGCTCACCCGCCTGGGCTGA
- a CDS encoding AMP-binding protein, producing MVAARYVTELVGAFERHAGRPALGSAPTGTPVVLGFHEVLDASWRLAGVLADAGIGRGSGLACVAGTNRPEVLLVRIAAHLLGARLTQVLAGAALYGLDFVLRDCLPDLVVHDVPVPSTGARRLDLDEAVREAGRRAATGPVSVAARDDDVARVTYTGGTTGRPKGVASTFGAMAARNSVRSAGWAKTAYLSVTSLAQRSGGRCLEQFRAGGRVEIVEPFGTREFAEACVRLRPVSTYLTTSMVYRLLDDPVTAHGVPGLEMVSYGDSPVHPQRLREAVTRWGGRWRQGYGTNEAGVICRLTPADHDAAVGGRPDLLASVGRPVEGVEADVRDAAGGAVAAGRTGEVWIRSRAAMSGYWGRPELTAEVLRDGWLRTGDLGHFDGDGYLYLDDRVADVVMVDGENVYCMPVEAALARHPAVAQAVVVGRHSDLTGEEVCAFLVPAAGCAPGPGAAGEACDMVERELARAHRPTAVFWVRDIPLTPRGKPNKRHLRTAAAAACEAGGRSHRAPAAGGE from the coding sequence ATGGTGGCCGCGCGGTATGTAACGGAGCTGGTCGGGGCGTTCGAGCGCCACGCGGGGCGGCCGGCGCTGGGAAGCGCCCCCACCGGCACGCCGGTCGTGCTGGGGTTCCACGAGGTGCTCGACGCGTCCTGGCGGCTCGCCGGGGTGCTGGCGGATGCGGGGATCGGGCGTGGTTCGGGGCTGGCCTGTGTGGCGGGCACGAACCGGCCGGAGGTGCTGCTGGTGCGGATCGCCGCGCACCTGCTGGGTGCGCGGCTGACCCAGGTCCTCGCCGGAGCCGCGCTGTACGGGCTGGACTTCGTCCTGCGGGACTGCCTGCCGGACCTGGTGGTGCACGACGTCCCGGTGCCGTCCACGGGGGCGCGCCGGCTGGACCTGGACGAAGCGGTCCGCGAGGCGGGTCGGCGCGCGGCCACCGGCCCGGTGTCGGTGGCCGCGCGGGACGACGACGTGGCGCGGGTGACGTACACCGGCGGGACGACGGGGCGGCCCAAGGGGGTGGCCTCGACCTTCGGCGCGATGGCCGCGCGGAACTCCGTACGGTCGGCGGGCTGGGCGAAGACGGCCTATCTGTCGGTCACGTCGCTCGCGCAGCGTTCCGGGGGCCGGTGCCTTGAGCAGTTCCGGGCCGGCGGGCGGGTGGAGATCGTCGAGCCGTTCGGGACGCGGGAGTTCGCCGAGGCCTGCGTGCGCCTGCGGCCCGTGTCCACGTACCTGACGACGTCGATGGTGTACCGGCTGCTGGACGACCCGGTGACAGCGCACGGGGTGCCGGGGCTGGAGATGGTCTCGTACGGGGACTCGCCGGTACATCCGCAGCGGCTGCGGGAGGCGGTGACGCGCTGGGGCGGGCGGTGGCGGCAGGGCTACGGCACGAACGAGGCGGGAGTGATCTGCCGGCTGACTCCGGCCGACCATGACGCGGCGGTGGGCGGCAGGCCGGATCTGCTGGCGTCGGTCGGCAGGCCCGTCGAGGGGGTGGAGGCCGACGTCCGCGACGCGGCGGGCGGGGCGGTGGCGGCCGGGCGCACGGGTGAGGTGTGGATCCGGTCGCGGGCCGCGATGTCCGGCTACTGGGGCCGGCCCGAGCTGACGGCCGAGGTGCTGCGGGACGGCTGGCTGCGCACCGGGGACCTCGGGCACTTCGACGGGGACGGCTACCTGTACCTCGACGACCGGGTCGCGGACGTGGTGATGGTCGACGGGGAGAACGTGTACTGCATGCCGGTCGAGGCGGCGCTCGCCCGGCATCCCGCCGTGGCGCAGGCCGTGGTGGTGGGCCGGCACAGCGACCTCACGGGGGAGGAGGTGTGCGCCTTCCTCGTTCCGGCGGCAGGGTGCGCGCCGGGCCCGGGCGCAGCCGGCGAGGCCTGCGACATGGTGGAACGGGAGCTGGCCCGCGCACACCGGCCCACGGCGGTGTTCTGGGTCCGGGACATCCCCCTGACCCCGCGCGGCAAACCGAACAAACGCCACCTGCGCACAGCCGCCGCGGCTGCGTGCGAAGCAGGCGGACGCAGCCACCGGGCCCCCGCCGCCGGCGGGGAGTGA